The following coding sequences lie in one bacterium genomic window:
- the ruvA gene encoding Holliday junction branch migration protein RuvA produces MIDSLRGKLAYKSPTYIRVDVNGVGFGLNIPVSTYNCLGEIGGDISLFTYLHVREDIMRLYGFKTEEEIKTFKMLISVTLIGPQLALGILSSISSDEFKKAIIQDDFNRLDAIPGVGKKTAQRMVIELKEKISSVGGILDKTEGLNEAESSLIEEAVRALISLGCSKKEALLSIKTSYITIKDKKPSLEELIKYSLKHL; encoded by the coding sequence ATGATAGATTCCTTGCGAGGTAAACTCGCTTACAAATCTCCGACTTATATCAGAGTAGATGTTAATGGGGTGGGCTTCGGATTAAATATTCCCGTTTCTACATATAATTGTCTGGGAGAAATTGGTGGAGATATTAGTCTTTTTACTTATCTTCATGTAAGAGAAGATATAATGCGTCTTTATGGGTTTAAGACGGAAGAGGAGATTAAAACTTTTAAAATGTTGATTTCTGTTACTTTGATAGGTCCGCAATTAGCATTGGGTATTTTATCTTCCATTTCATCGGATGAATTTAAAAAAGCAATAATCCAGGACGATTTTAATAGACTGGACGCTATACCCGGGGTCGGGAAAAAGACCGCCCAAAGAATGGTTATAGAGCTTAAAGAAAAGATTTCTTCTGTGGGAGGGATATTGGACAAGACAGAAGGATTAAATGAAGCGGAATCATCGCTTATAGAAGAAGCGGTGCGCGCGCTTATATCTTTGGGTTGCAGTAAAAAAGAGGCGCTTTTATCTATAAAAACTTCATATATAACTATTAAAGACAAAAAGCCGTCTTTGGAAGAACTTATTAAATATTCTTTAAAACATTTATAA
- the ruvC gene encoding crossover junction endodeoxyribonuclease RuvC, translated as MNSIVLGFDPGIKVSGYGIITKDNNAKLTTIDYGIIENTSPDSYPLYLEKIYDKVVQLIKKFKPDNIAVEEPFISRNPNAGLKIGQIVGVVGLVGIKKGLRVFGYSVLAVKQAVTGYGRAEKQQVQDMVKKMLSLDVEFKRVDISDALGVAICCMNSMDWDNRIQDQRGRIPNT; from the coding sequence ATGAATTCTATTGTTCTTGGTTTTGACCCCGGCATAAAAGTAAGTGGTTACGGAATCATTACGAAAGATAATAATGCAAAACTCACGACTATTGACTATGGGATAATTGAAAATACTTCTCCTGATTCATATCCTTTGTATCTGGAAAAAATCTATGATAAAGTTGTTCAGTTAATAAAAAAGTTTAAGCCTGACAATATTGCGGTAGAAGAACCTTTCATTTCCAGAAACCCTAACGCAGGTTTGAAAATCGGACAAATTGTGGGAGTAGTTGGTTTGGTGGGAATAAAAAAGGGGCTTCGGGTTTTTGGTTATTCCGTTCTTGCTGTCAAACAAGCGGTTACCGGATATGGTAGAGCGGAAAAGCAGCAGGTGCAGGATATGGTAAAAAAAATGTTATCTTTGGATGTAGAATTCAAGCGTGTTGATATTTCAGATGCTTTGGGTGTGGCTATTTGTTGTATGAATTCTATGGATTGGGATAATAGAATACAAGACCAAAGAGGGAGAATTCCTAATACCTAA
- a CDS encoding HIT domain-containing protein: MENLWAPWRGKYVANVGKIKGCFLCQHLKLKDTSKSLILYKGKYSFIILNKFPYNNGHLMIVPIKHIKNLEDLGDEELNEIFSLARRIIPILKKVYRPQGFNIGMNLGVCAGTSVAEHMHLHIVPRWEGDTNYMPVIGGAKVIPESLEESYRKIKSEIQNSWNRKSK, encoded by the coding sequence ATGGAAAATTTATGGGCGCCGTGGAGAGGCAAATACGTAGCAAATGTAGGAAAGATAAAAGGTTGTTTCCTGTGTCAACATTTAAAATTAAAAGATACGAGTAAAAGTTTGATACTTTATAAGGGAAAATACTCTTTTATAATTTTAAATAAGTTTCCTTATAACAACGGGCATCTTATGATAGTCCCTATCAAGCACATAAAAAATTTAGAAGATTTAGGCGATGAGGAATTAAATGAAATTTTTTCGCTTGCCAGAAGAATAATTCCAATATTGAAGAAAGTGTATCGTCCGCAAGGTTTTAATATTGGTATGAACCTGGGAGTATGCGCAGGAACAAGTGTGGCGGAGCATATGCATCTGCATATAGTTCCCCGATGGGAAGGGGATACGAATTATATGCCTGTTATAGGAGGAGCCAAAGTCATCCCGGAATCTTTGGAAGAAAGTTATAGGAAAATTAAGAGCGAAATACAAAATAGTTGGAACAGAAAATCTAAATAA
- a CDS encoding DUF5110 domain-containing protein → MQERQGMLKRKLFCISVVLFATFLILGSLVSYAQESLHYERRGETKIVVGGARFTIIAPECIRIEYSKTAKFIDARSTFAINREAGFKDFKVLQQGNKIIIDTGKLKLIYSPDGNPFNLQNLKAYIKKGKETIEWVPEKQNQKNLGGTIRTLDGMKGPVDLGEGLLARDGWYLLDDSQSCLFTYDWVEARPQDSGTDWYLFGYGDDYKSALKALTKIAGEVPMPRKYVLGAWYSRYWPYSSKDYRQIVEEYRLQDFPLDVMVLDMDWHRDGWTGWSVNRKLLPDFEDLLDWFHEHKLFVTLNVHPADGVGPHEDVYKEFMKAMSKNSSTNEWLPFDAGDKKYMESLFEHTHIPLEKKGVDFWWLDWQQDPFTKSIPSLSNQRWLNHCYYQHTGRNNQRGQSFSRWGGWGDHRYPIHFSGDTNTEWPMLAFEVPFTSTAGNVGCFFWSHDIGGHWGSRNEESYTRWVQFGSTTAALRSHSARSQELDRRPWKYSEQAEDSMRIAFHLRSLLFPYIYSSVWQSHRESLSLNRSMYIEYPEEEKAYCNPQQYFFGDTFLVAPIVLPGAGPNKVATQTVWFPDGVWYNWFTGERYLGNKEVIVAADINEFPLYAKGGMPIPTQPYTSRMTTEPLKELVIRCYPGEDGKTGNYSLYEDDGFTKDYLNGKYALTILSYTRKGNTVTVKVSPAKGNYNGQVKSRAYIIELPCTRKAETAEINGKSTRIIYDEKTYTNRIKVSLRSVSQPVTVKVRVEEANFDDFRHRAASRRLQGLLGKTTAQSLQDIIVQYAQQNNPNDAVLETLLAIAGIGVKKNKTEYLYKGPERTCLYNGSDLINGNTFSVTITDYIGEEKKVIFSQDYKVREPSSLCIPEIPFPGQSWMGIRTAQIMQIDFKIKDYPISLSQTIVGEDSYLNKWNIVGPFEFDKNKKLSEQKYGPEEEQIDLSVSYKGIDGKDIQWQKAEINEDNIVNLIKYFKFDDKIAYAVTYLHSERKQEVVLKINSDDGVEVWLNGEKIHSMDAGRSIVHEPDVVNSTLKSGNNILLLKVSQHGGEWAFKVGIESFYPIKEAYSEFY, encoded by the coding sequence ATGCAAGAGCGACAAGGTATGTTAAAACGCAAGCTGTTTTGCATTAGCGTGGTGCTCTTCGCAACATTCTTGATATTGGGGTCTCTTGTCTCGTATGCCCAAGAATCTCTCCATTACGAAAGGCGGGGAGAAACTAAAATCGTTGTGGGCGGAGCACGCTTCACGATAATCGCTCCAGAATGCATCCGAATAGAATATTCCAAAACTGCTAAATTTATTGATGCCAGGTCCACATTTGCCATAAATCGCGAGGCGGGGTTTAAGGATTTTAAAGTCCTCCAACAAGGCAATAAGATTATAATTGATACTGGCAAGCTCAAACTCATCTACTCTCCTGATGGCAATCCCTTTAACCTTCAGAATTTGAAAGCCTACATTAAGAAGGGAAAAGAGACAATAGAGTGGGTCCCGGAGAAACAAAATCAAAAGAATCTCGGCGGCACCATTCGCACTTTGGACGGGATGAAAGGCCCTGTTGACCTTGGCGAAGGATTGCTTGCTCGGGACGGCTGGTATTTACTGGATGATTCTCAGTCCTGTCTCTTCACCTATGATTGGGTAGAAGCCCGTCCGCAAGACAGTGGAACTGACTGGTATTTGTTTGGTTATGGCGATGATTATAAATCTGCGCTTAAGGCGCTGACCAAGATTGCGGGAGAGGTGCCGATGCCGCGTAAATATGTGTTAGGCGCATGGTATTCGCGCTATTGGCCCTACAGTTCAAAGGATTATCGCCAGATTGTAGAAGAATACCGCCTGCAGGATTTCCCGCTGGATGTGATGGTCCTGGATATGGATTGGCACCGAGATGGGTGGACAGGATGGTCAGTGAATCGTAAGTTGCTGCCAGATTTTGAGGATTTACTGGATTGGTTTCACGAACATAAACTTTTTGTAACCTTAAATGTCCATCCCGCTGATGGCGTTGGTCCGCACGAAGACGTTTATAAAGAATTTATGAAAGCGATGAGTAAAAACTCTTCCACGAACGAATGGCTTCCCTTTGATGCGGGCGACAAAAAGTATATGGAGTCGCTTTTTGAACACACACACATACCGTTGGAGAAAAAGGGTGTGGATTTTTGGTGGCTTGATTGGCAGCAGGACCCATTTACTAAAAGCATTCCGAGTTTAAGCAATCAAAGATGGTTAAATCACTGCTATTATCAACATACGGGCAGGAATAATCAACGGGGACAGTCTTTTAGTCGCTGGGGAGGATGGGGAGATCATCGCTATCCAATCCATTTCTCCGGGGATACCAATACGGAATGGCCTATGCTGGCGTTTGAAGTGCCGTTTACCTCTACCGCTGGGAATGTCGGTTGTTTCTTCTGGTCTCATGATATCGGGGGGCATTGGGGCTCTCGCAATGAGGAGTCTTACACACGCTGGGTTCAGTTTGGCTCTACCACTGCCGCTTTGCGTTCACATTCAGCCCGTTCCCAAGAATTAGACCGTAGACCCTGGAAATATAGTGAACAGGCGGAAGATTCTATGCGCATTGCCTTTCACCTGCGTTCACTCTTATTCCCTTATATCTATTCCAGTGTCTGGCAATCCCACAGAGAATCACTGTCTCTTAACCGGTCGATGTATATTGAGTATCCTGAAGAGGAAAAAGCTTATTGTAATCCTCAACAGTATTTCTTTGGCGATACATTTTTGGTTGCGCCAATCGTCTTACCTGGGGCAGGACCAAATAAAGTTGCCACGCAAACGGTCTGGTTCCCGGACGGCGTGTGGTACAACTGGTTTACAGGCGAGAGATATTTAGGTAATAAGGAAGTAATCGTTGCCGCGGACATTAATGAGTTCCCGCTCTACGCAAAGGGAGGGATGCCTATTCCCACTCAGCCCTATACTTCCCGTATGACGACTGAACCATTGAAGGAACTGGTTATTCGTTGTTATCCAGGGGAGGATGGTAAAACCGGGAATTATTCGCTTTATGAGGATGATGGCTTCACGAAGGATTACCTAAATGGCAAGTATGCCCTCACCATTCTCAGCTATACGCGTAAAGGGAATACCGTCACCGTTAAAGTGAGTCCGGCAAAAGGCAACTACAACGGACAGGTAAAATCTCGGGCATACATCATTGAACTACCTTGCACTCGCAAGGCCGAAACTGCTGAAATCAACGGCAAGTCAACTCGTATTATATATGACGAAAAGACCTATACTAATCGGATTAAAGTTTCCCTTCGGTCCGTCAGCCAGCCAGTCACGGTAAAAGTTAGGGTTGAAGAGGCAAATTTCGACGACTTTCGACATAGAGCCGCTTCACGTCGCTTGCAGGGCTTACTGGGAAAGACAACTGCTCAATCTTTGCAGGATATCATAGTTCAGTATGCGCAACAAAATAATCCCAACGATGCTGTTCTTGAAACTTTGCTGGCCATAGCTGGAATTGGTGTGAAAAAGAACAAGACGGAATATCTTTATAAAGGGCCGGAGAGGACATGTCTTTACAATGGCTCTGACTTGATTAATGGCAATACCTTCAGTGTTACAATCACTGATTACATTGGCGAAGAAAAAAAGGTAATATTTTCTCAAGATTATAAAGTGAGAGAACCTTCTTCATTGTGTATCCCGGAGATTCCTTTTCCCGGGCAATCCTGGATGGGGATACGCACCGCTCAAATAATGCAGATAGACTTCAAAATAAAAGACTATCCCATATCACTCTCCCAAACTATTGTTGGAGAAGATAGTTATCTAAACAAATGGAACATTGTCGGACCGTTTGAGTTTGACAAAAATAAGAAACTTTCCGAACAGAAATACGGGCCGGAAGAGGAACAAATCGATCTATCGGTTAGCTATAAGGGAATTGACGGTAAAGACATTCAGTGGCAAAAAGCTGAAATTAATGAGGACAACATTGTCAATTTGATAAAGTACTTCAAATTTGACGATAAAATTGCCTATGCTGTTACTTACTTGCATTCCGAAAGAAAACAGGAAGTGGTTCTTAAAATAAATTCTGATGATGGAGTTGAGGTTTGGCTAAATGGCGAGAAGATTCATTCAATGGATGCGGGTCGGTCAATAGTTCATGAACCTGATGTGGTGAACTCAACCCTGAAGAGCGGAAACAATATTCTATTGCTTAAAGTGTCACAACATGGAGGTGAATGGGCATTCAAGGTGGGAATTGAAAGTTTTTATCCGATTAAAGAGGCATATAGTGAGTTCTATTAG
- a CDS encoding LysM peptidoglycan-binding domain-containing protein, whose amino-acid sequence MPQMAVAPQMLTETELQMLKNEISQSLRTVQLQKEQTEELEYYLSQIETQLVAYKENFEIRGGTTYIVQKNDSLWKIARKEYNDANKWPLIYRANQGKLENPNLIYAGQELHIPQLKMRK is encoded by the coding sequence ATGCCGCAAATGGCTGTTGCGCCGCAAATGCTTACCGAAACAGAACTTCAAATGCTGAAAAACGAAATTTCGCAGTCCCTGAGAACAGTTCAGCTTCAAAAAGAACAGACAGAAGAACTTGAATATTATCTTTCCCAGATAGAAACACAATTGGTGGCATATAAAGAAAATTTCGAGATACGCGGCGGGACAACTTATATCGTGCAGAAAAATGATTCGCTTTGGAAAATTGCAAGAAAAGAATATAACGATGCTAACAAATGGCCTCTTATTTATAGAGCTAACCAAGGCAAACTCGAAAATCCTAATCTTATATATGCGGGGCAGGAATTGCATATCCCACAGTTAAAAATGAGAAAATAG
- a CDS encoding DUF561 domain-containing protein produces the protein MKPIIQVALDFIELKRAVKLAHEAVGGGADWLEAGTLLIKSEGMDAVRTLRKEFPNHTIIADMKIADTGRAEVEVAAKSGADIVCVLGGISDSTIKECIEAGRNYGAKIMVDLLEVNDLVKRAKQVESWGADYLCIHTPIDAQMSPEPEQVRFRARGKNPFKDIEKVSKVINIPIAVAGGINSETASKAVDAGASIIIVGGAITKSENAKEATRIIKKSIKDKKPVKTSLYKRVSGEDIKDIFFKVSTSNISDALHRGGYCRDIRPILENIKLVGKAFTVRTYPGDWAKPVEAIDKAQKGDVIVIDCGGVGPAVWGELASWSAKQKGIAGVVIDGAIRDVPEIKKFKFSAFAKIITSQAGEPKGFGEIGVGVDIGTVKVFPGDWIIGDDDGVIVVPQLKATEIANRAMDVLEKENRVRKEIKEGSTLSQVTELLRWEKKR, from the coding sequence ATGAAACCTATAATACAAGTTGCGCTTGATTTTATTGAATTAAAAAGAGCCGTAAAACTTGCTCATGAAGCGGTTGGAGGCGGAGCTGATTGGCTTGAGGCGGGAACTCTTCTTATAAAAAGCGAAGGGATGGATGCGGTTAGAACTCTAAGAAAAGAATTTCCGAATCACACCATAATCGCAGATATGAAAATCGCGGATACGGGTAGAGCCGAAGTCGAAGTTGCGGCTAAATCAGGGGCAGATATCGTTTGTGTGCTCGGTGGAATTTCTGACAGTACCATAAAAGAATGCATAGAAGCCGGAAGAAATTATGGCGCTAAAATCATGGTTGATTTACTTGAAGTAAATGATTTGGTAAAAAGAGCAAAACAAGTCGAAAGTTGGGGCGCAGATTATTTATGTATACACACTCCCATCGATGCGCAAATGAGCCCCGAACCAGAACAAGTTCGGTTCAGGGCAAGGGGAAAAAATCCTTTCAAAGATATAGAAAAAGTTAGTAAAGTAATTAATATACCTATTGCGGTTGCCGGCGGAATAAACAGCGAAACTGCTTCTAAAGCTGTGGATGCAGGCGCTTCTATAATTATTGTCGGAGGGGCAATAACAAAATCTGAAAATGCAAAAGAAGCGACACGGATTATTAAAAAAAGTATAAAAGATAAAAAACCCGTAAAGACATCTCTATATAAAAGAGTTAGCGGGGAGGACATAAAAGATATTTTCTTTAAAGTATCGACTTCCAATATATCCGATGCGCTTCATAGGGGCGGTTATTGCAGAGATATAAGACCTATACTGGAAAATATTAAATTGGTAGGGAAAGCTTTTACGGTTAGAACTTATCCGGGTGATTGGGCAAAACCGGTGGAAGCAATAGATAAAGCCCAAAAGGGAGATGTTATAGTAATTGATTGTGGTGGGGTTGGTCCTGCGGTATGGGGAGAACTTGCATCATGGAGCGCTAAGCAAAAAGGCATTGCAGGTGTGGTGATAGACGGGGCAATAAGAGATGTCCCGGAAATAAAAAAGTTTAAATTTTCGGCATTTGCAAAAATAATTACTTCACAGGCAGGCGAACCGAAAGGATTCGGAGAAATAGGAGTTGGCGTTGATATAGGCACAGTAAAAGTTTTTCCGGGGGACTGGATAATAGGAGATGATGACGGAGTAATCGTAGTTCCTCAATTAAAAGCCACCGAAATAGCTAATCGCGCAATGGATGTGTTGGAAAAGGAAAACAGAGTCCGCAAAGAAATCAAAGAAGGTAGCACGCTTTCTCAAGTGACAGAGCTCCTGCGTTGGGAGAAGAAGAGATAA
- a CDS encoding biotin attachment protein, producing the protein MIKEIVIPKLGQTIKEATIEKWRKQEGDKVTKGEVLIEIMTDKAVLEVESLHDGFLKKIIAKEGKTIPVLSVIGYIADSMDEGILGKTEQKPKDLSSQTFSCPLNVKKK; encoded by the coding sequence ATGATTAAAGAAATTGTCATCCCAAAATTAGGCCAGACAATTAAGGAAGCAACGATTGAAAAATGGCGCAAACAAGAAGGCGACAAAGTAACAAAAGGCGAAGTCCTGATTGAAATTATGACCGACAAAGCAGTTTTAGAAGTTGAGTCTTTGCATGACGGATTCTTAAAGAAAATAATTGCAAAAGAAGGTAAAACTATTCCTGTGCTAAGTGTAATAGGTTATATTGCGGATAGTATGGATGAGGGAATACTGGGGAAAACAGAACAGAAGCCCAAAGACCTTTCCTCACAAACATTCTCCTGTCCATTGAATGTGAAGAAAAAATGA
- a CDS encoding sigma-70 family RNA polymerase sigma factor encodes MENQIELKIKELLLKNDSYALEIIYDSIGSNLYKYMLSILCSHTKAEEVMQNLFVAIAEKRNHLSRARNLTGYIFAMARNQAMDFLRSEPKNEKNIEDYKNIITARDNTTDKLNNEEIEKITNALFFLPLKQREVITMKFFQDMTFGDIAKALNISSNTVASRYRYGIEKLRGKLKELENEI; translated from the coding sequence ATGGAAAACCAAATAGAATTAAAAATAAAGGAATTGCTTCTAAAAAATGATTCTTATGCCCTTGAAATTATATACGATAGTATCGGAAGTAATCTTTATAAATATATGCTGTCTATCCTATGTTCGCACACCAAAGCGGAGGAAGTTATGCAGAACTTGTTTGTAGCAATAGCCGAAAAGCGAAATCATCTTTCAAGAGCCCGCAATTTAACCGGCTACATATTTGCTATGGCAAGAAATCAGGCAATGGATTTTTTAAGAAGCGAACCCAAAAACGAGAAAAATATTGAAGATTACAAGAATATTATTACTGCACGAGATAACACAACCGACAAACTAAACAATGAAGAAATTGAAAAGATTACTAATGCTTTGTTTTTTTTACCACTAAAGCAGCGGGAAGTTATCACTATGAAGTTCTTTCAGGACATGACATTTGGAGATATTGCTAAAGCGTTAAATATTTCCTCTAATACCGTTGCCAGCCGCTACCGTTACGGTATAGAAAAATTAAGAGGTAAACTCAAGGAGTTGGAAAATGAAATATAA
- the miaA gene encoding tRNA (adenosine(37)-N6)-dimethylallyltransferase MiaA, with translation MIKLIALIGPTAVGKTDISHELAEKFPLEIVSCDSMQIYRGMDIGTAKPAKEDREKYFYHMIDVVSPDYHYSAGEYACDADKVIEGIVERGKTPLISGGSGLYLDALVHGISSMPKANLALRKKLGQEAAQKGSAFLHKLLKEIDPISAKKLHPNDLNRIIRAIEVYQLTGEPMSEIQKVKSKIQDYHCLIIGIARPRPQLYERIDIRVDNMFDNGLVEEVEILIKQGYNPELSSFQALGYKEVANYLNGNFTLEEVKEKVKTSTRNFAKRQMTYFRKNKDIKWFVLDDERQEIFEEVEKFISKRKSD, from the coding sequence ATGATAAAGCTAATTGCCCTCATAGGTCCAACTGCTGTTGGCAAAACAGATATTAGCCATGAGCTCGCGGAAAAATTCCCTCTTGAGATTGTTTCGTGTGATTCCATGCAGATATATCGCGGTATGGATATAGGAACAGCGAAACCTGCTAAAGAAGATAGAGAAAAATATTTCTATCATATGATTGATGTCGTTTCGCCGGATTACCATTACAGCGCGGGAGAATATGCGTGTGACGCCGACAAAGTAATTGAGGGTATAGTCGAACGGGGCAAAACTCCTTTGATTTCGGGAGGCAGCGGACTATATCTTGATGCCTTAGTTCACGGCATCTCTTCTATGCCTAAAGCGAACCTTGCCCTTAGAAAAAAATTAGGACAAGAAGCAGCTCAAAAGGGAAGCGCTTTTTTACATAAACTATTAAAGGAAATAGACCCTATATCAGCGAAAAAGCTTCATCCTAATGATTTAAATAGAATAATCCGCGCCATAGAAGTTTATCAGCTTACGGGCGAGCCAATGTCCGAAATTCAGAAAGTAAAAAGTAAAATTCAGGATTATCACTGTCTCATAATAGGTATTGCAAGACCAAGACCCCAACTATACGAAAGAATAGATATAAGAGTGGATAACATGTTTGATAACGGATTGGTAGAAGAGGTAGAAATTCTTATCAAACAAGGATATAACCCAGAACTTTCTTCATTTCAGGCACTAGGTTATAAAGAAGTTGCAAATTATTTAAACGGCAATTTTACTCTGGAAGAAGTAAAAGAAAAGGTTAAGACAAGCACGCGAAACTTTGCCAAGCGCCAAATGACATATTTTCGGAAAAACAAAGATATAAAATGGTTTGTGTTGGATGATGAAAGACAAGAAATTTTTGAAGAAGTGGAAAAATTTATCTCTAAAAGAAAAAGTGATTAA
- a CDS encoding class I SAM-dependent methyltransferase yields MRITKAKLLNPIWKIWYSYISNLDRKGEVTFLNYGYADEENIEFKKEDEINRYSAQLYHHVVSSVKLDGLDVLEVGCGRGGGASYVAGRFVPKSVIGLDLCKESIDFCKKHYFVKGLSFCQGDALNLPFAGNNFDAVLNVESSHRYPDMEKFLKEVYRVLKTGGYFLFADLRDEQSIGTLREQLNNSNMKIIKEEVITPNVLKALELDHERRIGLINKLVPKIFHLLTKEFAGTKETGLYKSFLTQKKEYLYYVLQKD; encoded by the coding sequence ATGAGAATTACTAAAGCTAAATTACTAAACCCTATCTGGAAAATCTGGTATTCGTATATAAGTAATTTGGATAGAAAAGGAGAAGTAACTTTTCTTAATTATGGCTATGCAGATGAGGAAAATATTGAGTTTAAGAAGGAAGACGAAATTAACAGATATTCTGCTCAACTTTATCATCATGTTGTCAGTTCCGTTAAATTGGATGGATTGGATGTTTTGGAGGTTGGATGTGGAAGAGGAGGCGGAGCTTCTTATGTAGCCGGACGCTTTGTTCCTAAATCCGTGATAGGGCTTGACCTTTGTAAAGAATCTATTGACTTTTGCAAGAAACATTACTTTGTCAAAGGATTATCTTTTTGCCAAGGTGATGCCTTGAATTTGCCTTTTGCTGGCAATAACTTTGATGCGGTCCTAAACGTGGAATCTTCCCATCGTTATCCTGATATGGAAAAGTTTTTGAAAGAAGTTTATCGAGTTCTAAAAACCGGCGGATATTTTCTATTTGCAGATTTAAGAGATGAGCAATCAATAGGAACTCTAAGAGAACAATTAAATAACTCCAACATGAAGATTATAAAAGAGGAAGTTATCACGCCTAATGTTCTTAAAGCATTAGAATTAGACCACGAAAGAAGAATAGGACTTATTAATAAATTAGTGCCCAAAATTTTCCATTTGCTAACCAAAGAATTTGCAGGGACAAAAGAAACAGGACTATATAAATCTTTCCTGACACAGAAAAAAGAATATCTCTACTATGTTCTGCAGAAAGATTAA
- a CDS encoding glycosyltransferase family 2 protein, which translates to MKICILIAAYNEKERIGQLILQIREVEGISDVIVIDDGSVDNTYEEAKKAGAIVLKHERNKGKGAALRTGFSYIKSKDYSAVITLDGDGQHKYSEIPNFIKAYKKGNADIVVGSRMLARHHTSDEIQCKDMPSSKKQAGMPFIRYAANHFTSFITSVLSRSSVSDSQSGFRLISIDALKKIELSTSNFEIESEVIIKAARKGFKIKEIPISTVYLVDSTKKSKINPFVDTLRFFRFVLKNL; encoded by the coding sequence ATGAAAATATGTATTTTAATTGCAGCTTATAACGAGAAAGAAAGAATAGGGCAGCTAATTTTACAAATTCGCGAAGTAGAAGGAATTTCCGACGTAATTGTGATTGATGACGGATCCGTTGATAATACATATGAAGAAGCCAAAAAAGCAGGCGCAATTGTCTTAAAACATGAAAGAAACAAAGGTAAAGGCGCGGCCCTAAGAACAGGTTTTTCTTACATAAAAAGCAAAGATTACAGCGCCGTTATAACCCTAGACGGCGACGGACAACATAAATATAGTGAAATCCCCAATTTTATAAAAGCATATAAAAAAGGCAACGCTGATATTGTGGTCGGCTCAAGAATGCTCGCCCGCCATCATACTAGTGATGAGATTCAGTGCAAAGACATGCCATCTTCCAAAAAACAAGCGGGTATGCCTTTTATAAGATATGCTGCAAATCATTTCACTTCTTTTATTACTTCTGTCTTAAGCAGATCTAGTGTTTCTGATAGCCAGTCAGGTTTTCGGCTCATATCAATCGATGCGCTTAAAAAAATAGAATTGTCCACTTCTAATTTCGAAATAGAATCCGAAGTAATAATAAAAGCCGCGCGTAAGGGTTTCAAAATCAAAGAAATTCCCATTTCCACAGTTTATTTAGTAGATTCCACAAAAAAAAGCAAAATTAATCCGTTTGTTGACACTTTAAGATTTTTTAGATTTGTCCTGAAAAATCTATAA
- a CDS encoding protein-L-isoaspartate(D-aspartate) O-methyltransferase: MFNKEDYKILRENMVEVQLKTRGMKDEKLLEVMGQIPRHLFVSEQQRSCAYKDFPLPIGEGQTISQPYMVALMTELLRLKEHEKVLEIGTGSGYQTAVLSKIAKEVYTVEKIESLALKAEEMFKELGYRNIKVKVGDGSESWSEYAPYDGIIVTAASPKIPEPLIEQLSENGRIVIPIGSPLSQDLVIGEKIKGKLFTRTICGCTFVPLIGKHGWEK; this comes from the coding sequence ATGTTTAATAAAGAAGATTACAAAATATTACGAGAAAATATGGTGGAAGTTCAGCTAAAAACAAGGGGAATGAAAGACGAAAAACTCTTGGAAGTTATGGGGCAAATACCAAGACATCTTTTCGTTTCAGAACAACAAAGGTCGTGCGCATACAAAGATTTTCCTCTTCCCATAGGAGAAGGACAAACTATTTCTCAACCCTATATGGTAGCTTTAATGACAGAATTGCTTCGGCTTAAAGAACACGAAAAAGTTTTGGAGATTGGAACAGGTTCGGGATATCAGACGGCCGTTTTAAGCAAAATCGCAAAAGAAGTTTATACTGTGGAAAAAATAGAATCTCTTGCTTTAAAAGCTGAAGAAATGTTTAAAGAATTGGGATACCGGAATATAAAAGTGAAAGTGGGCGACGGAAGTGAAAGTTGGAGCGAATATGCTCCTTATGACGGCATTATAGTAACAGCGGCTTCGCCCAAAATTCCGGAACCTTTAATTGAACAACTTTCTGAAAACGGCAGAATAGTTATCCCTATAGGTAGTCCTCTTTCTCAAGATTTGGTTATCGGAGAAAAAATAAAAGGCAAATTGTTCACAAGAACAATTTGCGGATGCACATTTGTGCCTTTGATAGGAAAACACGGATGGGAGAAATAA